A stretch of the Desulfovibrio aminophilus genome encodes the following:
- a CDS encoding transposase, whose product MRSCPQCGGVWAYSLSDGRFKCRRCGHR is encoded by the coding sequence ATGAGAAGTTGCCCTCAATGTGGTGGGGTCTGGGCGTACAGTCTGTCCGACGGTCGTTTCAAGTGCCGGAGATGCGGGCATCG
- a CDS encoding DUF3313 domain-containing protein, with the protein MRHLARLVFPILILCLLLNSCGGKSSNDDDMARTAEAGFLGAEESLLAPVKGHEPMRAWRNPDFNPKKYKAIIVDPVQVWNLDDMATESGIKPEELKALAGFFQNALAKALTDIRFPLADKPGPGVLRISAAVTNVRPSNPVRNSISSVLPVGILLSLGERAAIGRDPNVGGCSVAIRFSDAASGKTMGLFSDDRQGDKYDSANFSETGQAEKAMTDWAALIQRRILTLWGAKPVASK; encoded by the coding sequence AAATCCTCCAACGACGACGACATGGCCCGCACGGCCGAGGCCGGTTTCCTGGGCGCGGAGGAATCGCTCCTGGCCCCGGTGAAGGGCCACGAGCCCATGCGCGCCTGGCGCAACCCGGATTTCAATCCCAAGAAGTACAAGGCCATCATCGTGGACCCGGTGCAGGTCTGGAACCTGGACGACATGGCCACGGAGAGCGGCATCAAGCCCGAGGAGCTGAAGGCCCTGGCCGGGTTCTTCCAGAACGCCCTGGCCAAGGCCCTCACGGACATCCGGTTCCCCCTGGCCGACAAGCCCGGGCCCGGCGTGCTGCGCATCAGCGCGGCCGTCACCAATGTGCGGCCCAGCAACCCGGTGCGCAACAGCATCAGCTCGGTGCTGCCGGTGGGCATCCTGCTCTCCCTGGGCGAACGCGCGGCCATCGGCCGCGACCCCAACGTGGGCGGCTGTTCCGTGGCCATCCGCTTCAGCGACGCGGCCTCCGGCAAGACCATGGGCCTGTTCTCCGACGACCGCCAGGGCGACAAGTACGACTCCGCCAACTTCTCCGAGACCGGCCAGGCCGAAAAGGCCATGACCGACTGGGCGGCCCTGATCCAGCGCCGCATCCTGACCCTCTGGGGCGCCAAGCCCGTGGCCTCGAAGTAG